GATTTTTTTAGTTCCCAGCCCAGGATACAGCCTCAAAAGCAAATTTGCAACTGTTGATTAGTACCGAAGTATTCGCGTCCTATCGGGACCCGTTTTGCCTTTTGGGTATAGAACGATAAAAATGTCGTTAATTGGAATACCTAAGGGCTAATTCTAGACATAATTTCTAACTGTTGCATTtagttacgtagtaactattatataatctgtgcatTTAGGTACAATCTCTAATCCAATGCGTCAGCGATTTGATATTcatataaagaaagaaagaatatCCAACGATTTTCCTCTTCGATTTCTGCGAATCGTACGGCTTATAGTCACCACTCTTGATATAAGTCCCGCTACTTTTAATTAGTTTTCCTGTTACAAGGGTAAGTAATGCAATGTATCTCGTGAGCTGCACCGGCACTTCCATAATGCAATTATGTAGAAATTTTATTGATTGCAGTCGTGGCCACGAGAGGAGCGGGTGAAGAATGTCACAGTTAGTTTTGATCAAGCTTTAAGTACCTAAATGTTATGAGCTCTAGTTAGGATTAAAATGGATGCAAAAATCTATCAGACCTACTTGTATCCAGATTGTTTTGACCTTTTATAATGTTTTGGCGGCTTAAATACTCTAGTCAAAGCCTAGCCAAAAGTACTACATACATTGGAAGCAGCCGTACTAAGTGTAGATTTGCTGTACCATACCGCAATAGGCATTATTTTCCTAATCATATTTCTATGAAAAGATTATACAAGATAAAACTATTCAAGAATCCGGAATTCTGAGAAAAAGCTTATACATATAGTAACCAAAATAATCATAACAAACATTTCCTCAAGTTCATTGCCCAACCATCCCTACCAAACAAAAACACTAAACCACTTTCCTAAACCTCACTTTTAATGGCCTCGTGACCACATCGGCGGCGAAAGTAGCGTCTCAAGTTCAATAGCACGACATTACGGCAGTGTCGAGCCGACCTGCGCACGCGCCGCATTACTGCACTACATGGGGACATCATGCGGACTGTGCTAGTTGTTGTCGTCTGTTGTGTTACCAGCGTGTTACCGGCCAGGCATCTGCCTAAATGGAAGAAGCAGGTTGGTTTTAAATTTTGGTGTCTATGGTCTTTGtaaggttttgtttttttttttggtgtgtGTGATGGGTGTAGGGgtgtaggttttattttaaagtaatcaTATCTAATGATTAAAAAAgtataacattaataaaaataatgaaaacaataaaatctgtcgagttattttattgtttattgatgtttttatgATGCACGCGTTCCAACTGTTAATCATTTTAAGCAATAGGGaaatcatttttctttttaatcacTAGAAATAAGGAACTAAAATTGCAATTAATCAATTAGcaaattcatttaaaaacttaattttacttTTGGTTAATTATGAAACAAATAGGTCCAGAcacatatttattgtaattaattaaacaaaatacaaaacgcGATGAACATAATGTTTTCACCGGCATTTTCCCGCGGCCGACTTTCTCGTGGCTTTCTCGCGGCTCATATTAGAAAGTTCCTGCGTGAGTCAGCGAGATGCGTGCGATCCTTCTGTTAGGATGAAAGGAGCATCGCTTTCTATATGTCAGCTAACACTTAATTTGAAATGTGCATTGAAGCTGAACAAGTTATGTTAAGACTGTGAGCTAGATTTTGTTGAAAGCTTTCTATAGAGAATCCTGTTGTCACGTCGTGCCTGAATAGGTGTCTATGTATAGGTATATATCGCGCTAGATGACATAGGGACAAAACAGCAAGTTACGATCATCATGAAACATGCGATTAAAATAGATACATAGCTAAGGTTTCCATCGTACCTGTCAGAGCGGTTTTCCTTTGTCCATTCTAATCTTAGAACCATATAGTCCAATTCTAATCTATGATATGAAACTTAAAGACTCCCAGCTCTCATAATCTCAATAGCCTAAACCATAATCTAGCCTAATATTGATTCTTAAAGAAGCTTGAGCGTTTGCAATATATCTGTATGATCAATGATCACGTCTCTAGCTTTCGCAACATTATCGAGTGGCTCCCCATTCGACTTTGGAACTCCCGTATTTTGTGTTTGCTATTCAATATCCTCTATAGGTAACCCTTTTCCATCGTACCTGCGAGAGCAGTTTTCCTTCGACCGTTCTAAAATTCTCTTCCCATTCCACCGACTTCTATTCTATTTATGTCTTCTATTCCTTTACCGTTCATGCTGTTCGGTTATAGTATTCTATTCTTCATGAGATTAGAGATTGCCAAACTGTTGGACTTtttaagagaaaattaaaagaagACTACCTATCTGTCTGTTGCATCATAGttgttttgtatttatgttGGTATGTAGTAGTTAGGTATGTTCTCAttgtttatgtacctacttattgtatatgcaattattttctttcagtttAGTCCCTTtccttttctttatttacatattgtCTCAACTCTTGAATTCACATCATACTTTCGCAGTTATGCCGGAAGAGATTTTTtcagaaataagcattacctttgtaaattctcaATATAAGTTTAATATTAGAACGATATTCCGTAAAAATCTCACAATCTTTACCTACCACTCATGCACGTGACCTCACCACACCTATTCACCCTTTTAATGTTTGTGTGTATAACTCCTTACACCTCACTCTTTTAATATTGAATGTTTGTGTTTAACTCTATCTCTCACCCTACTGAATATCTGTGTTAAACCCACTACTTCTTGCACCTCACTAACGTTCGAATGCCCTCGGTAAGCCGGTGCGATTCCGACAGGCGTGCGAGCTGCCGGCCGTGCAGAGCGAGCACAGCCACTACGTGTGCGATGATAAGGGGGAGCCCAAGTGTCTGCCGGGCTGGCAGGGAGACCTCTGCGATGTGCCGATCTGTAAGAAAGGCTGTGATCCGCTGCAAGGTAAGACATTCACTGCATCCCTACTGTAACCATATTTGAACGGGTTTAGAAAGAAACCTGCAAATGTAGTTTTGCATTCATTTATTGAATTGACTGAGTGACATAAGGCATAAGGTAACAATATTGCTGTAAAATAGGACTAATACAATTGAAGAATTGGATGCAAAACTGAGTTTGTTTTCGACAATTTTGCGATAAGCAAATGAATCGATAGAGATGATATTTGGTGCCTTAGTGGACACTGAAGTCGGTTACTGTTATATTTAGGTGTTATACGAGAGCAACAAATAGTACCTAAACACCCTCGCGACACGGGTTTAACCATGTGAAGCAGCTAGTGCTAAAAATGAAGTGAATATCTAGATGCTTATCTACACGACCCTTTAAGTTCAATAAGGCACTCTCTACCATAAAGGTAAGACTACCGAGTCTTTATGTCCATAATCATAATTCAAAATCTTAGTAGGTTAGTATGCCATACTAGGTCATTGACACCTAGTCATTTAGTAGTAAGTCTGAAAGAAGTCGGGACTGTTTACTGAGCTAGAACTTTCGTTAAGAAAGTTCTGCTTCTAAGAATTTCTTTGTATCTATTTCTGAGTAGCGATGACTTGTCAAAAATTAACATTGTAGGTGTTTGATTTTTTGTTTGGTGAAATATGAATATGACTTAAATGTTAGATACTAGATATATATGAGGTATGGTAATTAGGTACAAAGGCCTGAGCAAATAGATGGGGACTGAAGGTGGGTTTGAAGTTGTTCGCGTGTCTCGAACCTCAAACACTACTCACTTTTTTCAGTTCTTTTAACTTGGAGGCACTGACAAACAAGCTGCCAAAGAAACTTTCTTAATGCCAATTCTTCACACTCAATTTGTCGATAAGTTTTATTGTCTTAAGCTCTCACTGAAACGAGTACAATCATACAATGTTGCTGGCGATCTCTTGAGTCAGTTGACTCAGTTGATAACGGGACGGTCCGCTTTATTTAGCTCATTAGCGATCCGCTCTGACGGCACGGGAAAGTTTTTGTGCATCAGTGGTACAGTTCTGattcttttactttttgtttctgtttattAGTTGTATTTGGACTTTACACCGTCAAAAGTAAAGCTAACTCACTATGAAGCGTGTAAAGTCCAATGGTCAAACGCAAAATGttgtttaaaataagaaaaaaaaattgtattagaTGATGAACCAGTAGCAAGTTCTATTATGTGGAAAATAAGTAATAACTACTTTGATGTTATGCACGATTGGAgcgaaaatatatatttaaaatgtttgtggTTATATAACTAGAGGCAGGTATTGACACGCGAtcaattaatacaaaaaagtaaaaactacTTGTTCGTGCACTTTCAAACTCTAACGCATGACTGTTTTGAAGATGGCGtgattatgtaggtacctatggcATTTTGGCTATTTAATATAGTAGTCTAAGAAAGTCTAGAGAAAGTCTGCAGCTAAATGAAGCTCTTGTTTAATTTGATTAACGGATAATCCAGCTAATTCCAATCTTTGCAATGCGAGTGCATCTGCGGAAACATTTAGTCcctacctaataaaaatatcaacttgTTCAATGAGTACAGTagttaaaaattacaattatagaAAGAAAATACTTCTATACGATTCAACTTGGCCATTGGTTTCATTGTTTTATCACCCAAATCACTAAAAATATCCCTTTCGCCAGGATACTGCAAGCGTCCGAATGAATGTCGGTGCAAGCTAGGGTTCTACGGGGAGCGATGCAACAAGTGCATCCCGCTGCCCGGCTGCCAGCACGGGTACTGCAATGAGTCCTTCGAGTGCATCTGCAGGGACGGCTGGGATGGCCTGTTCTGTTCTGAACgtgagtatttattttaaggGAGTTACTGttaactgttacagccttttttttttatcgtcccactgctgggcacaggcttcctctcactcggagaaggattgagcgttaatcaccacgcttgctcaatgcgggttggtgatttctgactttatagtccaggtttcctcaagatgttttccttcacctttttatcagccattggtgtcgatatacttagaaagtacgtacaaacttagaaaagttgcattggtacttgcctgacctggaatcgaactcgcgCCCTCATGCTCGAGAGGTTGGTTGGTTTTAAGGGAGACTTATGCGTAAATGTGACACTAACGTTTTCTTATACACACTAGGAATATCGCTAATAGGACTCTGCTAAACCCCTGACGTCTATTTCATTTTCTATCACGCACTTTTGCTAGTAAAATTGTTGTCATTCTTCAAGATAAGGGTACTGTTCATTCAGCTAGATTAGACATAGTTCTTATATTATAAGACTCAGCTTAAACTCCCAACTATTTCATCTTTCCTCATTTCCAGCAATCTGCCGCTCCGACTGCCACGCGACGCGCGGGTTCTGCGAGCAGCCAGGCGAGTGTCGCTGCAAGCTGGGCTGGTCGGGCGCCACCTGCCGCGCCTGCCAGCCGCTGCCGGGCTGCCAGCATGGCTACTGCGACAAGCCGCTAGAGTGCAAGTGTATGCCTGGGTATACGGGCTTGCTGTGTCAGACACGTACGTTACagaagtatttttaaaactctACTTTTTAGgaatttctttcttctttaggGACGAGGAAAATTGAGATGGAAGCAAGGCTTTTGAGCCTACGTAATAAAAAtcctagttatttttttattagaaagtttaaCACAAATCATAAAATCATTGGAGTCTTAACGTGCGTCATTGA
The window above is part of the Helicoverpa zea isolate HzStark_Cry1AcR chromosome 14, ilHelZeax1.1, whole genome shotgun sequence genome. Proteins encoded here:
- the LOC124636641 gene encoding neurogenic locus protein delta-like, yielding MRTVLVVVVCCVTSVLPARHLPKWKKQPVRFRQACELPAVQSEHSHYVCDDKGEPKCLPGWQGDLCDVPICKKGCDPLQGYCKRPNECRCKLGFYGERCNKCIPLPGCQHGYCNESFECICRDGWDGLFCSEPICRSDCHATRGFCEQPGECRCKLGWSGATCRACQPLPGCQHGYCDKPLECKCMPGYTGLLCQTPICSAGCHTERGYCRRPGECRCKVGWTGATCGECHRYPGCVHGACNKPWECICEPGWGGMLCDEELNYCDKNIDTCKNGGKCVSLESGDGYFKCYCPPGVTGKNCEILPEASTPSLNVTEENSSESVASIELGMLEEGSTTTPSNGENETE